CCATGGTTCAAACTCTTCCCAAATCcttctagagctctgataccacctgatgcagaggTCTTCAGCAGTAGTGTGGAAAACCCGACACACTCTCTCACCTTTCACTCTCACAATCTCAAGCCTATGAAGGCCTCAACtcacaccaaaaccaaaacttgaacTTTATCCCTCACAAGGGTTGGCAAACACCTTCACTATGCCTTTAGGGTCTCACAAGACCTTCCAAAACCTTCTTATTattgatggaaacaaggttccACAAGATCAACCGACCACAGACTTCCCCTACCAGCACCAGGAGATACAACAAGGCTCATTTACATAGACATCCATTTTACACCGGCAGAAGATTATACCAACATTCCAGGCTGACTTGACAGTAAATATTTTTTATGCAAAATAGATTGTAATGTAAATTCAAttgtagtttcaaatacccttttttaACTTCTCtcaaactccaaagaactagatcTCCAACTTGCTCCAGCACACCTAGACACCTATTTGGGTTACAGACTTAGTTGATAAGATTAGGCCTAGGTTACAAAGGAAGTGTATAGAAATGGGACAAGGAAGATCCAATGCTTCAAAGGGATTGTCTAATGTCTGAATGTACCAATTAAACCATCTAACTCCTTCTTCTAATGTCTGGCATCATGCAATCCATCAATTCTTGATTGTACTCGTCTAAACCCTTACAAAGTTTaggctagggcttggtggtaaaaatACCAATCCAACTCCCCTGATCTTTCCCCTTTGGAATCTTATAATAAACCCTCCTAACTTGCATCCTACCAAAGGCCGTTGAGAGCCAATgactagattgcaagttagggcctcATCTTTGCAACACCCTAGGGAAATTAAGGGTTTTCGGACCTGCAGAAGCAAATTGTTGATATCTCCTCCCAAACACCGCTTCAAGGGGTCAGACCAGATTCATATGAAAGATTACTTGGTGTTCTACTATACCAAGCCAAATCCTTTTACAAAATCATTCAATGTTTTGTATGGATAGTACGAAAAAAGTAACAGAATTCAGGTGAAATCGGATTTGTTTCATTTCATACGctccaccaaacttctccaaatAATTATGTGCCTTCAATAACCTTTCTCATTAGTTGTAAAAGCATAAATAGGCTTCTCTCAATGACCACAACCAACTTTGAAATGGTTGTGACTGTTGGAGAGAAGTTAAATTCCAActagcaacttttcaaaagttgctttgacaacaatgacaacttttatgcaacttttgcaactttgaatTCCTAAGAACCTAAATCTTAGCAAACATATCTAAGGACATCATTAACCTTTTAAACACTTAAGACAACATTCTATGATCATAAACACAAAATTTCATGattcaagcccacatggcctaatagacctctaggcttatatgtgTACCTGAcaggttattgaccacacaaaggcattttattacatcTAAGGTGACCCTTGAGATCCAACCCATTATGGCAACACACATAAACACAAAACAACCACTAGACACCCctaatggcatgaaaacaccatgaAAAGAAGAGGTGTCCTGCAccagagatgagagtttcactacggatttcccttcaaacacttttcatgcattacattagaaTAGGGGGagggaattcactagattcaacctccaaagaagaagatagaattatgaatgaaatgagaatgataagtcaaTCCCCTCTTCTACTCGGAATGGAAAGGAACTGATTACATTATTTATTAAGACTAAGTGAAAAGCGACGAAGAACTGATAATAActcatgtagtcacataaatctgtccattttaattaaatgaatatttgctatttatttgattaaaaatccactagccaacaattaattaaattaagatttaattaattcatcttcaaacattctcctattaattaaataaattattcaatttattttaattaattcattaaaccaaattcacaatcaattaaatgaataaatcctatttattcaatttattcaatttaaatcccctttttcctcttttaaataaattaaataaaacatttatttaaatcattaagtccccccccacttgcattctcctaaaaatgcaacttgcacctatttgttgaaataaatgaatttaattttaataaaaatcatatttttccctcacccatcaaacccacttgcaattctaatccccttctagattatcctaaaccccttcctaattagcctaatccatcccctaattattgtcacattcctaagcaacttggagtcatttctcaaagactccaaagtctttgaagagcatttaatgctttatgtctccaacaagctaaccttccaaaccacttatggctcttacatgaccattaatggttaaatccacttgcacccatggttagggactttgacccctaaatcaaccctcatgtaacccatgtgtctcttcaagcatttattgctttgaccatggttttcCTCACTAACTccttcacaagagtttacccattggataaaagcattattccttgaataatgaatttatccattcaactcaacattaaccttacctcccaagttaaccctcaggtcatgtcaagcatttaatgcttattccctctcctctcaacctatctcatgttgacacttgtcaacatgggattgggttgaaagccctctcacggattgaataccattcaatcctagcccttgttgagattactcaatctcaaccatccattgctccatttttcctataaatagagcccatttcttcataattcagatcCTAAAACCTTGCATGCATTTAGATTATAGTCATtcatagagagcatttagcataaatctttcactttttgtttttaaaatcaacactagctaattagataatctctcatttttagctcttgttcacatttgcatagcatttagattaaccattttcaatcttgaatctccataaggcatccatagtgcaaaaagctactgagagctacactaatttggaacttggagaggaaaggaacaagggaggaggagctacaagcatggtggaaagCATTTGGGGATGCCTTATTGTGTTTGCTTTTATAGTTAAAtgtttcattatgtttttagtgtctctcttggtatgcatgcttagactagtttttggttgattaacactaacaactcTTGTTTCTTATGTTtatcttatgtgttatacgaccacaggttcttGTTTAAAAaccttccattttgcagagcatcaactcaAGATCggagtgtgggatgaagttgtacacctcgatttggcagtaatatgtcgagatgaagccgccctatgaatttgagaaaaaattgCCCGGACTGtggtgaaagtgtacatggtcctcagAAATATccgtaaaatgaaaagggtttttctgcctctgcaaatggagtccaaatcctaAAGTATAGTTGCGcatctacaacctacacacagaaaagagatgaaaaggggttgggattgggggtttgccttcaggtcaaacccgagttttggaattaaccaagtaatgaaagaaagtacgtgcaagtaaatgtaaatggaagactgaaatgtaaatcacctcaagggaggttgtgatagaaatgcttgtatgaagttgaatgttgaaatggatctcctcttcaatggttgaatccatgacttgaatgcaacacctagccttgaagggagacttgatatgctcaatgcttgaaagggatgcttgaattttcttcaatgcttgatcgcaaattttcaccttattgaacttatgcaaatgagaggacaaatgcaacttttatacttgtcaattagggttaatgaaactgatttttgtcacaggccgacatcgagGAAGTTTTCTCGCTCACTGCACAACTTTCAATGCAGACTTAGGAAGGTTActgccccaagatagggcaggggacaagggcaccacacccctatcctaggggggataggggcaccacacccctgtcctaggggggatgCAAGGCAAGATATGGGTTAGGCAGTGCAGAGGGCAAGAGAGATGTAGTTTTTAGGGGTTGAGCAATCTCTGATCTCTGATtaggctaggggattcaatttcacatgcatgaggaccctaatgtggttgaaagttgctagggtcacaattttatggcaCTGCAATAAGAAACAAGCATTTATACCACCAAGAATTTCAATGGTGCAGGAGATTATGTCGTCCCCCCAATTAATGGTGAGGGAGCTTGGTATATCCGTTTATGGATTAATGGAAACCAGAAGTTCCCTCATGTCAAAATGCGGGATTAGATTGGTTGATTTGTCTATCTAAACTACTTTGCCAATTGGTTCGATCAGTTGAGGGATGAATATCCATAATAAATGAGGCACGTCCTTGATTATCATCCACCTAGTGCACAAAAGTGCCAAGATTTCATCGTTTATGGCCTCCGTCGGTATCCAACTTAGTGCATGAAAGGTGCAGGGACCAATGGTCCAGTATTGTTTTTTCACTATCTCCACTTGAGCTTTGTGTtctttaaataaaaataacaaacaaaCCCTTATGTATGAGCCTACAGAAAGagatatgaaaccctaattttatacTCCAAACATTCCTTAACCAATCATCTAGAAATTTTCCAGTCGGGCACTTATCAATATCAACCGCAGCGAAGAACATTGCCACTTTTTTTAGTCTATTCTTTTCTAAACCTAATTCATTCACCATAGATTCATTAGGTACAATGGAGAGAGAGTTTAAGGGGATATTAGATTCCTTACCTGTTGCAGGTTTTTCTCCATTCTCTCCTAGCTTCGTGGGGTCGATAGAAACAAACCTAGCATTTTCAGAGATCGTCCGCAAGGGGTGGACGAGGGCATCTCTGAAAGTTTTACTTGCAACGGTAACTTGTTTCGTGCCCTATGTATCTCCCTTATCAGGTTTAATCACTTCCCCTTCAGGATCTGAGGCCATTAATGGCTCGGGTACGGTCGCTAGTGCCTGGAATGACTTCTCCTGCAAACGCACTCACTGACCaaattgtaattttttaaaaacataaacATTAAAATTTATATTAGAGTAACTTGTATTtccattatttattattattattattgttattattcttAATAATTTtatagaataattaataaaatttagaaTATTTAAATCAGATCTAATAAAATTTAGAATATTCATTGATACCACTCTTGCACAAACATCATTTGCTGAATGGCCTATTAACTAACCCCATTtgctacacaaatgtatgcaaaaaagaaaccATAATTTTCCCTAACCGACATtgcacacctctttgacatatccattgcacaccaagatatGATTTCTAGTTATGTAATTattgaacaaaaaaattgttgatTGATTACACACAACTAATtcatataaccaaaaaaaaaaaatttaaaaaattccaTCTAGTAATTATTAGATTGATCCAATAtagtaaaattaattttattatttaataaccCACACCTAACATCATTTTTCACTGGACCGATTTACAGTTAGATGTATATAAAAAGTTTTTAAAGAAGACAGTAGCCTGAGAAAGCCTGACAAGGGAATGATGATCAAATTGTCTTATGCacagattgttgaaatgtggcgactgatcagcaaagtactgtacactcagcacgtatcctcgccagggTCCGGGGCCgtgctgggccccgggcaggggttcgggggcggcagcccccgagaaaagcgggggttcgggggcggcagcccccaagaaaaaaaattttgccatttttttgggtgaaaaccgacattgtaataaaaccctaaaaaaggccgactttgtttgttgccctaaaaatggattttataagcggctgggatgcttaaggcattgtaaggttgatgtactgtttttgctggataataagaaagattggacggctgtgtatggtggacgtaacccattctgggtgaaccacgttaaatctctgtgttatctatgtcctgttttatttctttatcttttgtatttaaatctgcatataattgttagttcatatttgcttcggatctgcttgaaaccctaacaattggtatcagagcgaggttttctgtaaattggcaggactttcagatttgagtgggagcaatggaggattccaaattcaaggtcgaaaagtttaacagccaaaattatcagttatggaaaatgcagatggaggattacctgtatcaaaaggatttgtggcagccattggaaggaaaggcaaagaaaccgaccacaatatcagatgaagagtgggacattttagatagaaaggctttgagatccatttgattgtgccttgcgtcatctgtagcattcaatataacagaagcaaaaacgactgtagatttgatggcaacattggctaagttgtatgagaaaccctcggcttcaaataaggtatttcttatgaagcgtttgtttaatttgaaaatgagtgagggaggatctgtagcggagcacttaaatgaatttaatacaattaccagtcaattgtcttcggtaaaaattacctttgcagaagaggttagggctctcttgattttatgttctttgccagaaagctggaatagcttggttatggctgtaagtaactctgtctctggtaaaaatactttggtatttgatgatattgttggtgttatcctaagcgaggaaatgcgaaggaaaagcacaggtgagacttcaacatcatcgggtagtgttttgaatgtggagaacagaggaagatcaaaggaaagaggaaaaggccctgggaatgagaagtcacgagggaagtcaaagaaaggacgctcccaatctagaggaaagaaagattgctggtactgcggaaagcctggtcatctaaagaaagactgttggtctcggaaaaacaaagaaggagacaaaaatgaaaatgacagtaaggaagctaatattgcaagtaatactttacaagatgctttaatcttatgtttggataatgttaatgattcctgggtaatagattctggggcttcatttcatgctacaccccatagaaaatattttctagattatgttcaaggtgattttggacaggtatatttgggtgatgatgagccctgtcaaattgttggaaaaggaaagataaagatcaagttgcagaatggtaatgactggtttctgcaggaggtaagacatgttcctaatttaagaagaaatttaatttctgcagggcaactaggtagtgaaagttgcatagttaccttctcagacagtatgtggaaggtcactaaaggatcattagtagtagctaaaggtgcaaaggtaggcacattatatctgtgtactggtaacacttactctaccttagctgctacagataaagttactgcagggacaacaacaataaatgttgcaagaacagattcgataatgtggcaccataggcttgggcacatgagtgagaaagggatgaaaatccttcactccaaaaatctattgccaggactaaagaagattgatttagagttttgtgaaaactgtgtttatggtaaacagaaaagagtcagatttctcaaggttgggaaagagaagaagagtgagaagttagagcttgtacattcagatgtatggggaccggctcaggtatcatctcttggtggctcttgttattatgttattttttattgatgactcaaccagaaaaacatgggtatatttcctaaaacaaaaatcagatgtttttgaaacttttaagaaatggaaagctttggttgagaatgagacaggaaaaaagttgaagtgtctcagatcggataatggaggtgagtattgcagcaaaacatttgaagattactgttccttaaaagggattcgaaagcagaagacagttccgggaactccacaggaaaatggtgtcagagagaatgaataggaccatcatggaacgtgcaaggagcatgagattgcatgctggattgcccttacatttttgggcagatgctgtacatactgctgtctatttgataaatagaggaccttcaacccctttggatggtggtattccagaggaggcatggactggtaaaaaggtaaattattcttttctaaaaacttttggttgtgaagcttttgtccatgttgataaagaaaacagaaccaagcttgatgctaaatctcagaaatgtaccttcattggatatgggatagatgaatatggctatcggttacatgggattttgaaaataagaaaataattagaagtagagatgttatattcaatgagaaggttatgtataaagaacaaatgcaggaaaagaagcatgaacaggacaaacaagaatatgtggtgttggatgagattcctgaaaatgaaatgccacaggtacctgatgcttagcaacaacagattgtcccacaaactcctgcaagtgttagacgttctacgaggacaagtagaccccctgaaagattttctctttctttgtattctattttattaacggattctggtgaaccagaagaatatgaagaagcaatgcaggtggatgccaaacaacagtggcaactaggcatgaaagaggagatggactccttgatgaaaaataagacttgggacttagtccctttacctgcagaaaaaagagccttgcctaaaaaatgggtttatcggctgaaggaggaggaaggaggtcaaaaaagatataaggccagacttgtggtaaaaggttttgcacagaaaaagggtatagattatgatgaaatattttctccagttgtaaaaatgacctcaattagaactgtacttagtcttgtggctgcagatgatttacatcttgaacaattagatgtcaaaacagcttttctccatggagatctggaggaggaaatttacatgttgcaaccacagggatatgaggtcaaaggtaaggagaacttggtgtgcaggttgaagaaaagtttgtatggcctaaagcaagcaccccgacaatggtatttaaaatttgatagtttcatggctgaacacggttatcatagatgtcattctgatcattgtgtatattttaagagatttgataatggcagttatattatcctattgctttatgttgatgacatgcttgttgctgggtctaacatgcaacatataaatgatcttaaacagaaattagccaggtcatttgctatgaaggatttgggtgcagctaagcaaattctcggtatgaggattacacgggacaggaaaaatagaaccttgaatttgtcccaaagtgagtatataaagaaggtgttgaaaagatttaacatgcaggatgcaaaagcagttagtacacctttggctagtcatttcaaattgactaaggagatgtgcccaaaggcacaggaagaggttaataaaatgtctaacatcccgtattcatcagctgttggtagtctgatgtatgcaatggtatgcacaaggccagatattgcacatgcagtgggagttgtgagcaggtttatgagtaatccgggtatggaacattggaatgctgtaaaatggattcttcggtatttgaaaggaactactacgaaggcattatgtttcaaaggatctaatgctgctctaagtggatttgttgactctgatctggctggtgatattgattcacggaggagtactacagggtatgtttttactatagggggaactgcagtcagttggatttctaggctgcaaaaggttgttgcactttcaaccactgaagctgagtatgttgctgctacagaagccagcaaagagatgatttggttgcaatattttctaaaggaattgggtcagacacaagaggatagcccattatatactgatagtcagagtgccattcatcttgcgaagaactctgcttttcattcaaggacaaagcacattcagctcaggtaccacttcatccggactgttttggaggagggtcagttacggcttgagaagattcacacaagtgagaatcctgctgatatgttcacaaaggcagttccacaggagaagctgatttcttcatcagtttctgttggtcttcttgattgataattgtggaatttataccagtcaagtcctaatgttttatccagcggatgttgcatgtacagtggtgtcgtgtagtgtcagtctccaagtgggagattgttcggtgtggagcctgatcagtctccaagtgggagattgttgaaatgtggcgactgatcagcaaagtactgtacactcagcacgtatcctcgccggggtccggggccgggctgggccccgggcaggggttcgagggcggcagcccccgagaaaagcgggggttcgggggcggcagcccccgagaaaagcgggggttcgggggcggcagcccccgagaaaaaaaattttgccatttttttgggatgaaaaccgacattgtaataaaaccctaaaaaaggccgactttgtttgttgccctaaaaatggatgttataagcagctgggatgcttaaggcattgtaaggttgatgtactgtttttgctggataataagaaagattggacggctgtgtatggtggacgtaacccattctgggtgaaccacgttaaatctctgtgttatctgtgtcctgttttatttctttatcttttgtatttaaatctgcatataattgttagttcatatttgcttcggatctgcttgaaaccctaacacagaTCAGAAGATATCGGCTACTGTTAATACACCTTCTGGAATTTTATGTAAATTCAAGTCAACACCAAACAAATATTTCCATAGCATAAAATATTAAACAAACATCAAAAAAATCTAGAAGGGAATtatagaagaagaaaattgaggacaattaCGACAGTTATCTAAAACTACTCGTTAACCAATGATGTAATGAAGTACACGTTGGAAAGAAGGTGAATGTCTTTATCAGTGGTTTCTGCTAATGTCAATATATACCTTCTAGAATTTAATGTAAACCCTAGTGAACACTAAACAAATCTTTCCATATCTAGACTCTTCTACCGGGCTTATATATACACTAAACAGCAATCCTCATTTCAACAATCACCATTTGCTTACTGAATCCTTTTAGGAAAGTAAAGAGAAAATTTTTTCATTATAATGGAGAAGGAAGGCTTAGCAGAGTTAAATGTAAAGATTGTGGAGAGTTGCCTTGTGCAACCATGCCTGCCTTCGCCCAGACCCACTCTCTATCTCTCCAACCTTGATAACCAGCCAGTTGTGAGAATAGCAGTTAATATGTTGCTTGTGTATGAGGACTGTGCAAATGTTTTGCCAGATCCTGCAAAAACAATCCGAGATGCTCTATCAAAGGTATTGGTGCATTATTATCCTCTGGCTGGGAGACTGAGAAAGAAAGAAGATGGGAAGTTTCAAGTGGAGTGCACAGGAGAAGGTGTTCTTTTTCTGGAAACCCTGGTAGATAAGAGCCTGTCGATCCTTGGAGATTTGGAGCAGCTGAAACCGTCATTTAAGCAGCTGATTTTTAGGTTCCCTTTCGATACAGCTCTGGAGGACGTGCATCCCATGGTTCTCCAGGTAAAAATATTgctttagaataaaataaaatgatttctctttattttatgtatttagttatttatgttcaTAAAATTTTACATAATTTGTTTAGTTTATTCATCTTTATTAATATAATTCTTTTTTTTCACTAACCAATTTAACTGTAGGTAAATCGTTTCACATGTGGAGGCTTTGTTGTAGGAGTGACTTTCAACCATATGATATATGATGGGCGAGGGTTAGGGAAATTTCTCATAGATCTTGGAGAGATGGCCAGGGGGCATGTTAAGCCCTCTATTGAACCAGTATGGGATAGAGAGCTTCTTAAACCAAGAAAACAATTGGCTAAAGACTTAAAATCGATTGAAGGAAAAATAGAGAGTACATCTCACTCATGGGAACCTCCAATATATGAAGAATCAATTCAAATGTCTCTTATTTTTCACTCTGAGACTATAAAATATATGAAACAAAGAATGATGCAAGAATGTATGGACAATTGCACTACATTTGAAATTGTTGCAGCTTTGACTTGGCGAGCAAGGACCAAAGCACTTGAAATTCCACTTACCCAAAGTACAAAAATATTGTTTGCAGTAGATGTGAGGGGATCCTTTGATCCCCCACTACCAAATGGATACTATGGAAATGTTGTTGTTCTAGCATGTGCAC
The nucleotide sequence above comes from Cryptomeria japonica chromosome 11, Sugi_1.0, whole genome shotgun sequence. Encoded proteins:
- the LOC131061338 gene encoding 3'-N-debenzoyl-2'-deoxytaxol N-benzoyltransferase-like codes for the protein MEKEGLAELNVKIVESCLVQPCLPSPRPTLYLSNLDNQPVVRIAVNMLLVYEDCANVLPDPAKTIRDALSKVLVHYYPLAGRLRKKEDGKFQVECTGEGVLFLETLVDKSLSILGDLEQLKPSFKQLIFRFPFDTALEDVHPMVLQVNRFTCGGFVVGVTFNHMIYDGRGLGKFLIDLGEMARGHVKPSIEPVWDRELLKPRKQLAKDLKSIEGKIESTSHSWEPPIYEESIQMSLIFHSETIKYMKQRMMQECMDNCTTFEIVAALTWRARTKALEIPLTQSTKILFAVDVRGSFDPPLPNGYYGNVVVLACAQATVNDVMNQPLSYIVNIIKKTKMSLNNKYLRSTIDTDQFPSGIFNNQADMILSDWRWLGFNEVDFGSGSPMNVCPMHWNENGISTSNSFIFLHSPKGKVDGFKMITWMPSQIFQSFEMEVEAISNKCITNDFKNECKG